One Phocoena sinus isolate mPhoSin1 chromosome 14, mPhoSin1.pri, whole genome shotgun sequence genomic region harbors:
- the LOC116738722 gene encoding 60S ribosomal protein L22-like → MAPGRKFVAKGGKKKKQVLKFTLDCTHPVEDRIMDAANFEQFFQERIKVNGKAENLGGGVVTNERSKSKITVTSEVAFSKRYLKYLTIKYLKKKNLCDRDRLRVVANSKESYELHYFQTTQDEEEEEDED, encoded by the exons ATGGCGCCTGGTAGAAAGTTTGTGGCAAAGggggg aaaaaaaaaaaagcaggtccTGAAGTTTACTCTTGACTGTACCCATCCTGTAGAAGACAGAATCATGGATGCTGCCAATTTTGAGCAGTTTTTTCAGGAGAGAATCAAAGTGAATGGAAAAGCTGAGAATCTTGGTGGAGGTGTTGTAACAAACGAAAGAAGCAAAAGCAAGATTACTGTAACTTCTGAGGTAGCTTTTTCCAAAAGGTATTTGAAATATCTCaccataaaatatttgaagaagaaaaacctatgTGATCGTGATCGGTTACGCGTAGTTGCTAACAGCAAAGAAAGTTACGAACTGCATTACTTTCAGACTACTCAAG atgaagaagaggaggaagatgaggatTAA